One genomic segment of Arthrobacter sp. JZ12 includes these proteins:
- a CDS encoding magnesium and cobalt transport protein CorA — protein sequence MTMVDNAVYVNGHRTDNPRNLDETYEVMRDRGGMAWIGLYRPETEELHSVASEFGLHELAVEDALHGHQRAKLERYGDTLFTVLRPARYLDDVEKVEFGELHIFVGPDFAVTVRHAESPDLARVRRRLENEPELLTLGPQAVLYAILDEVVDRYEPVAAGLENDIDEIEDELFGSSTPDVTRRIYELSREVIAFQRATHPLRGMLEALLRGSDKYALDLELQRRLRDVHDHVLRVVERVDGFRALLQNALTVNAALVGQQQNEEMRHLTEASFAQNEEVKKISSWAAILFAPTLVGTVYGMNFEHMPELDWAYGYPFALGLMVAMGITLYLTFKRLKWL from the coding sequence ATGACCATGGTGGACAACGCCGTTTACGTCAACGGCCACAGGACCGACAACCCTCGGAACCTGGACGAGACATATGAGGTAATGCGCGACCGCGGCGGCATGGCGTGGATTGGGCTGTACCGACCGGAGACGGAGGAACTCCACTCCGTGGCCAGCGAGTTCGGTCTGCACGAGCTTGCCGTCGAGGATGCGCTCCACGGGCACCAGCGGGCCAAGCTCGAACGGTACGGGGACACCCTCTTCACGGTGCTGCGTCCGGCCCGCTACCTGGACGACGTCGAGAAGGTCGAGTTCGGCGAGCTCCACATCTTCGTTGGCCCGGACTTCGCCGTGACCGTCCGCCACGCCGAGTCTCCGGATCTTGCCCGGGTGCGGCGCCGACTCGAGAACGAACCGGAGTTGCTCACCCTGGGACCCCAGGCCGTTCTCTACGCCATCCTGGACGAGGTGGTGGACCGCTATGAACCGGTCGCCGCCGGGCTCGAGAACGACATTGACGAGATCGAGGACGAGCTGTTCGGGTCCTCCACTCCGGACGTCACCCGCCGGATCTACGAACTCTCCCGGGAGGTCATCGCCTTCCAGCGGGCCACCCATCCGTTGCGCGGGATGCTCGAAGCCCTGCTGCGCGGATCCGACAAGTACGCACTGGATCTGGAACTGCAGCGCCGCCTGCGCGACGTCCATGACCACGTGCTGCGCGTCGTCGAACGCGTGGACGGGTTCCGCGCGCTCCTGCAGAACGCGCTCACCGTCAACGCGGCCCTGGTTGGACAGCAGCAGAACGAGGAAATGCGCCACCTCACCGAAGCCAGCTTCGCCCAGAACGAAGAGGTCAAGAAGATATCCTCCTGGGCGGCCATACTGTTCGCTCCGACGCTGGTCGGGACGGTGTACGGCATGAACTTTGAACACATGCCCGAGCTGGACTGGGCATACGGTTATCCCTTTGCCTTGGGACTCATGGTGGCCATGGGGATCACGCTTTACCTGACGTTCAAGCGGCTCAAGTGGCTCTGA
- the opgC gene encoding OpgC domain-containing protein: MPRISATLWTRLLSIALLLAALLLPSTPAHAQEQPADPDETLYGTVLNWSEDSADAHAQRLGAPAAIYGQNVPFPMTSQEQSYLKAFFAQAAGQGSHALVTVEPRVPLADITPDAATAFADQLADAATNFQGEVYVRFAPEMNAPWVPWGQQPEAYTAAFTAVSSAVRNSLDSALMVWSPTAARDYPFREATSQPPNGAPLEPLDTNDDGVWDQDDAAYDPYYPGDDAVDWVGLYLYYDPIGERSARNTTPDDGDFLADLDPSGSRATDDFYTAYAEDRDKPVMVQTGAFFSPGAPGDTELEIKSSWWDQVLGVSNDDHPQLRTVIWDETVDSRGETPFTIEWGVTGTSEVATAFRTALEESGVEARPVTAPTELAIPATEQPSGTGTVLTGWPAWALAATVLLAVALLWFFSGRAARNRWAYNSDGGRDARIDMLRGMAIVFVVVNHVGISSAFQLFTQETIGVVSGAELFVLLSGAVVGLVYGPRIADELGDVVDRTTSRAWKLYVTALVVVILVYLLSLLPFINAAAVTTFTDQGTGAAGQGAAGTTYDLYAGMEGLLEFPVPAGLIPALLLLQVGPWQFNVMGLYVILLLISPLILAAMARRLTWLVLTVSLALWAVGTLLRPRLLPSQFEDSFPLLVWQVLFVLGLVAGYHRHRIVEWFSHPRRKAVLGLCLVIAAACAVFSWTGPYLSNALDVRLGLLPEGTFQRIYDTYFNRTYLGAGRLLNVLVIVVALYALLSAYWKPLQKALGWFLIPLGQATLYVFIMHVFLILAVANIPALREGDLWLNTAAYVLLLGLLWVMVRTRFLFRLIPR, from the coding sequence GTGCCTCGGATCTCCGCGACCCTCTGGACTCGTTTGCTCTCCATTGCACTCCTGCTCGCAGCCCTGCTACTTCCTTCTACGCCCGCGCACGCCCAGGAACAGCCCGCCGACCCGGACGAAACGCTGTACGGCACGGTCCTGAACTGGTCGGAGGACTCGGCGGACGCCCACGCCCAGCGCCTCGGCGCCCCGGCCGCGATCTACGGCCAGAACGTGCCCTTCCCGATGACCAGCCAGGAGCAGTCCTACCTCAAGGCCTTCTTCGCGCAGGCAGCGGGCCAGGGCTCGCACGCGCTGGTCACCGTCGAGCCGCGCGTCCCCCTCGCCGACATCACGCCCGACGCCGCCACCGCCTTCGCCGACCAACTGGCCGACGCCGCCACCAACTTTCAGGGCGAGGTCTACGTCCGCTTCGCCCCTGAGATGAACGCACCCTGGGTGCCGTGGGGTCAGCAGCCCGAGGCGTACACCGCGGCCTTCACCGCCGTCTCCTCCGCCGTCCGCAACAGCCTGGACAGCGCGCTGATGGTCTGGTCCCCCACCGCCGCCCGTGACTACCCCTTCCGCGAGGCCACCTCCCAGCCTCCCAACGGCGCGCCGCTGGAACCGCTGGACACCAACGACGACGGCGTGTGGGACCAGGACGACGCTGCCTACGATCCCTACTACCCCGGCGACGACGCCGTGGACTGGGTCGGCCTGTACCTCTACTACGATCCGATCGGCGAGCGCTCGGCCCGCAACACCACCCCCGACGACGGCGACTTCCTCGCCGACCTCGACCCGTCCGGCTCCCGTGCGACAGACGACTTCTACACCGCCTACGCCGAAGACCGTGACAAGCCCGTCATGGTGCAGACCGGCGCGTTCTTCTCCCCCGGCGCTCCCGGGGACACCGAGCTCGAGATCAAGAGCAGCTGGTGGGACCAGGTCCTCGGCGTATCCAATGACGACCACCCGCAGCTGAGAACGGTGATCTGGGATGAGACCGTCGACTCCCGCGGTGAGACGCCGTTCACCATCGAGTGGGGCGTCACCGGAACATCCGAGGTAGCAACCGCGTTCCGCACCGCTCTCGAGGAATCGGGCGTCGAGGCCCGCCCCGTCACCGCACCAACCGAACTAGCTATCCCGGCCACGGAACAGCCCTCGGGAACCGGCACCGTTCTGACCGGCTGGCCGGCCTGGGCGCTGGCTGCAACCGTGCTCCTGGCCGTCGCGCTCCTCTGGTTCTTCTCCGGCCGCGCCGCCCGCAACCGCTGGGCCTACAACTCCGACGGCGGCCGCGACGCCCGCATCGACATGCTTCGCGGCATGGCGATCGTGTTCGTGGTCGTCAATCACGTGGGTATCAGCTCCGCGTTCCAGCTCTTCACGCAGGAGACCATCGGCGTGGTCTCCGGTGCTGAACTGTTCGTCCTGCTCTCCGGGGCGGTGGTGGGCCTGGTCTACGGTCCGCGCATCGCGGACGAGCTGGGCGACGTGGTCGACCGCACCACCAGCCGCGCCTGGAAGTTGTACGTGACCGCGCTGGTGGTGGTGATCCTTGTCTATCTGCTGTCGCTGCTGCCGTTCATCAACGCCGCCGCGGTCACCACCTTCACCGACCAGGGCACGGGTGCAGCTGGTCAGGGAGCGGCCGGAACCACGTACGACCTGTACGCGGGCATGGAAGGCCTGCTCGAGTTCCCGGTTCCCGCGGGCCTCATCCCCGCCCTGCTCCTGCTGCAGGTGGGTCCGTGGCAGTTCAACGTGATGGGCCTCTACGTGATCCTGCTGCTGATCAGCCCGCTCATCCTCGCCGCCATGGCCCGCCGGCTCACCTGGCTGGTGCTCACCGTCAGCCTCGCGCTCTGGGCAGTGGGCACGCTGCTGAGGCCGCGGCTGCTGCCGTCCCAGTTCGAGGACTCGTTCCCGCTGCTGGTCTGGCAGGTGCTGTTCGTGCTCGGGCTCGTGGCCGGCTACCACCGCCACCGCATCGTCGAGTGGTTCTCACACCCCCGACGCAAGGCCGTCCTGGGACTCTGCCTCGTCATCGCCGCGGCGTGCGCGGTGTTCTCGTGGACCGGACCTTATCTGTCCAACGCGCTCGACGTCCGACTGGGCCTGCTGCCCGAAGGCACCTTCCAGCGGATCTACGACACCTACTTCAACCGCACCTACCTCGGCGCCGGCCGGCTGCTGAACGTGCTGGTGATTGTGGTGGCCCTGTATGCCCTGCTCAGCGCGTACTGGAAGCCGCTGCAGAAAGCGCTGGGCTGGTTCCTGATCCCGCTGGGCCAGGCGACGCTGTACGTGTTCATCATGCACGTGTTCCTCATCCTGGCGGTGGCGAACATTCCGGCCCTCCGCGAGGGCGACCTGTGGCTGAACACCGCCGCCTACGTGCTGCTCCTCGGGCTGCTCTGGGTCATGGTGCGCACCCGGTTCCTGTTCCGCCTCATTCCGCGCTAG
- a CDS encoding low molecular weight phosphatase family protein, whose protein sequence is MTTDTPFRILAVCTGNICRSPMVERLLQSALGNIAPGEFEVSSAGTGALVDRPMDPQVAGFVHVFDGVSEGFRARQLEERILDGKDLVLALTREHRGRVIEMAPHLLRKTFTLREFARLLTELDGDTTVSGPQRWRSILPKVVRARTVHPSDPSHDDVVDPYRRPDEVYQQMVRELVPAVKTLVDWEYSHR, encoded by the coding sequence ATGACCACCGATACGCCCTTCCGGATCCTTGCCGTGTGCACCGGCAACATCTGCCGCTCCCCCATGGTGGAGCGTCTGCTGCAGAGCGCGCTGGGCAACATCGCGCCGGGCGAGTTCGAGGTGTCCAGCGCCGGCACCGGCGCCCTGGTCGACCGGCCGATGGACCCGCAGGTGGCGGGCTTTGTGCACGTGTTCGACGGCGTGTCCGAGGGCTTCCGCGCCCGCCAGCTCGAGGAGCGCATCCTGGACGGCAAGGATTTGGTCCTGGCGCTGACCCGCGAACACCGCGGCCGGGTGATCGAGATGGCGCCACACCTGCTGCGCAAGACCTTCACCCTCCGCGAATTCGCGCGCCTGCTTACCGAGCTCGACGGCGACACCACCGTCTCCGGCCCGCAGCGGTGGCGCAGCATCCTGCCGAAGGTGGTGCGTGCCCGCACCGTTCACCCGTCCGATCCCTCCCACGACGACGTGGTGGACCCCTACCGCCGCCCCGACGAGGTGTACCAGCAAATGGTGCGCGAGTTGGTCCCCGCCGTGAAGACGCTGGTGGACTGGGAATACAGCCACCGGTGA